The Prochlorothrix hollandica PCC 9006 = CALU 1027 genome includes a region encoding these proteins:
- a CDS encoding methyl-accepting chemotaxis protein, translating into MTHSAQPPTPPVSTLESPEESLDLLPPPPPPWSPGEAGQRAAVGAEPVAKDGAAGHDRPIAATPPPRTPERRTAAPNTALVTEPAVQLASGSAHGLAAALADAPTQTRIPPTAVIPSSGRWSRWQNLGLRFKATVVVLALVLLPVAGLGVAATGVAGRSLETKIKELEEDATRGSADKVAFFLKERYGDIQALANSDFLRNPVLLEGKLRTPDQEAAKLDQFLLAYGVYDSIAVYDRQGNFRIQSRSQGTPRENIRAQGEQPYFQQVLETGQPFMSQPFIPEDVDLAKYSIFLAAPIRSNGQIVGVVRARMPVRYMSNVLASQQRQGGSSLTLYLVDSEGIVFASSSNQEAVTDTATELNAQTIVPDFPRLQDEGDIQTLALKDSVIAYVPLNQVGQAFEGELPDLGWSTLATIPQAEAFVPIRNLRTTLIVGTLGAMVGIGLLVVGVVNRFVQPLAAARMVNRIGQGDLKARLVVQGKDEIAQLGSNINSMAGQIEQLLLDQAKVADKAQFLANISSFSVSSAHDLNPLFTQALKGTQSLLGVDQLALYQVAPGEPVLLGEANPNYSLVNQALPPCGAAHLYRYRSGEPLVMANVLTAEVEIDYYQWLSRLQVKASLEIPLETADHRLIILMVQDYHSTRNWQPSHINFVRELANRLATAMSRVSFLEQINTARQQAEGLAVEQTNLKEGLQRRALELLMEVDPVSQGDLTIRARVTEDEIGTVADSYNATIESLRRIVQQVQTAADQVTITARTSESAVGKLSTGATTQTQELATALQRIEDMAQSIQEVATNAQAAEVAVQQANQTVQEGDEAMNRTVDGILAIRETVGETAKKVKRLGESSQRISKVVNLISSFAAQTNLLALNASIEAARAGEDGRGFAVVADEVRSLARQSAEATAEIEKLVAGIQAETQEVVAAMEAGTEQVVTGTQLVDATRQSLSRISSTSQNISRLVDAIATAAAQQSTASSSVTQSMTGLATIADQTSTEAEQVAQSFQQLLTVAQTLQAEVSRFKVS; encoded by the coding sequence ATGACCCACTCTGCTCAACCCCCAACTCCCCCTGTGTCCACCCTAGAGAGTCCAGAGGAGTCCCTGGATCTGTTACCCCCTCCCCCTCCGCCCTGGAGTCCAGGGGAGGCAGGCCAGCGAGCTGCGGTGGGGGCAGAGCCGGTGGCCAAGGACGGGGCGGCGGGGCACGATCGCCCGATCGCCGCAACCCCTCCCCCCAGAACCCCGGAGCGAAGAACAGCAGCCCCTAACACGGCCCTGGTTACGGAGCCAGCGGTTCAACTCGCGTCCGGGTCTGCCCATGGGTTAGCCGCTGCCCTGGCAGATGCACCGACCCAAACCCGGATCCCCCCCACCGCAGTCATCCCGTCGTCGGGGCGCTGGAGCCGGTGGCAAAATTTGGGTTTGCGCTTCAAGGCCACTGTGGTGGTCTTGGCTCTGGTGTTGCTGCCGGTGGCAGGGCTGGGGGTGGCGGCGACGGGGGTGGCCGGTCGCTCCCTGGAAACGAAAATTAAGGAATTGGAGGAGGATGCCACGCGAGGTAGTGCTGATAAGGTGGCCTTTTTCCTCAAAGAACGCTACGGAGACATCCAAGCCCTGGCAAACTCAGATTTTCTCCGTAATCCAGTCTTACTGGAGGGCAAACTGCGCACCCCCGACCAGGAGGCCGCTAAGCTCGATCAGTTCCTGCTAGCCTATGGGGTCTACGACAGTATTGCAGTCTACGATCGCCAGGGCAATTTCCGCATCCAAAGCCGCAGTCAGGGAACCCCTCGGGAGAACATTCGCGCCCAGGGTGAACAGCCCTACTTCCAGCAGGTGTTGGAAACGGGGCAACCCTTTATGAGCCAGCCCTTTATCCCGGAGGACGTGGATCTGGCTAAGTACAGTATTTTCCTGGCAGCGCCGATCCGTTCCAATGGCCAAATTGTGGGGGTGGTGCGGGCCAGAATGCCTGTGCGCTATATGTCTAATGTGTTGGCTAGCCAACAGCGGCAGGGGGGCAGTAGCCTGACCCTGTATTTGGTGGACAGTGAGGGCATTGTCTTTGCCAGCTCCAGCAACCAGGAGGCTGTGACCGATACGGCGACGGAATTGAACGCGCAGACGATCGTGCCCGACTTTCCCAGGCTCCAGGACGAAGGCGACATTCAAACCTTGGCCCTCAAGGACAGCGTGATTGCCTATGTGCCCCTGAATCAGGTGGGACAAGCCTTTGAGGGGGAGTTGCCCGATTTGGGTTGGAGTACCCTGGCCACGATCCCCCAGGCAGAAGCCTTTGTACCCATCCGCAACCTCCGCACCACCCTGATTGTTGGCACCTTAGGGGCGATGGTGGGCATTGGTCTCTTGGTGGTGGGGGTGGTGAACCGGTTCGTCCAACCCCTAGCCGCCGCCCGCATGGTCAATCGCATCGGCCAAGGGGATTTGAAGGCCCGCTTAGTAGTGCAGGGAAAAGATGAAATTGCACAGTTAGGGAGCAATATTAATAGTATGGCGGGCCAAATTGAGCAGCTTTTGCTAGATCAGGCTAAAGTTGCGGACAAAGCCCAGTTTTTAGCCAATATTTCTAGTTTTAGTGTCTCCAGCGCCCACGATCTGAACCCCCTTTTTACCCAAGCCCTCAAAGGAACCCAGTCCCTCCTGGGGGTTGATCAACTGGCCCTCTACCAAGTGGCTCCTGGGGAGCCAGTGCTGCTAGGGGAAGCTAATCCTAACTATTCCCTGGTCAACCAAGCCTTGCCCCCCTGTGGGGCGGCACACCTCTATCGCTACCGCAGCGGAGAACCCCTGGTTATGGCCAATGTCTTAACCGCTGAGGTGGAGATAGACTACTACCAATGGCTCTCACGGCTACAGGTTAAGGCCAGCCTAGAAATACCCTTGGAAACCGCTGACCATCGTCTGATTATCCTCATGGTGCAGGATTACCACAGTACCCGTAACTGGCAACCCTCCCACATTAACTTTGTGCGGGAGCTGGCCAACCGGTTGGCTACGGCCATGAGTCGCGTTAGCTTTTTGGAGCAAATTAATACAGCACGGCAACAGGCGGAGGGTTTAGCCGTAGAGCAGACCAATTTGAAGGAAGGACTCCAACGCCGCGCCCTAGAACTATTGATGGAGGTGGATCCGGTCAGTCAAGGGGACTTAACCATTCGTGCCCGGGTCACCGAAGACGAAATTGGTACCGTGGCCGACTCCTACAATGCCACGATCGAAAGTCTGCGTCGTATTGTTCAGCAGGTGCAGACAGCGGCAGACCAGGTGACCATCACCGCCCGTACCAGTGAGTCAGCCGTGGGCAAGCTCTCCACGGGAGCCACCACCCAGACCCAGGAATTGGCGACAGCCCTCCAACGCATTGAGGACATGGCCCAATCGATCCAGGAAGTGGCCACCAATGCCCAGGCCGCTGAGGTGGCGGTGCAACAGGCTAACCAAACGGTGCAGGAGGGAGATGAGGCCATGAACCGTACCGTGGACGGGATTCTGGCGATTCGGGAAACGGTGGGGGAAACGGCCAAGAAAGTGAAGCGCCTGGGGGAATCATCCCAGCGTATTTCTAAGGTTGTGAACCTGATTAGTAGCTTTGCGGCCCAAACCAACCTACTGGCCCTCAATGCGTCCATTGAAGCCGCCAGAGCCGGGGAAGATGGCCGAGGCTTTGCGGTGGTGGCCGACGAGGTGCGCTCCCTGGCGCGGCAGTCCGCCGAAGCGACGGCGGAAATTGAAAAGCTGGTGGCAGGGATTCAGGCCGAAACCCAGGAGGTCGTTGCGGCCATGGAAGCGGGGACAGAGCAGGTGGTGACCGGAACCCAGTTGGTGGATGCCACCCGTCAAAGCCTGAGCCGGATTTCCAGTACCAGTCAAAACATTAGCCGCCTGGTGGATGCGATCGCCACGGCAGCGGCTCAACAATCGACGGCTTCCTCCTCCGTGACCCAGAGTATGACTGGGTTAGCGACGATCGCCGACCAAACCTCCACCGAAGCGGAACAGGTGGCCCAATCATTTCAGCAGTTACTGACCGTGGCCCAAACCCTTCAGGCCGAAGTATCTCGCTTTAAGGTGAGTTAG
- a CDS encoding chemotaxis protein CheW yields MAALGLSIPAELMTTAANASPRALSPASTYPQDFREQFLSCSLGSRTAILLPVIQLIEILNISPDQITPIPHLPSWVRGVYNWRGEVLWIVDLARLLGIESEPLAQRAAPLVSPALANSQVVVLQGQPVTGTGTWATLAVLVDQVGDLEWCAADTIQSPPAAAFTPTLARFLQGYWLKGNGDVFLCLSVETIFAAMPQANLA; encoded by the coding sequence ATGGCTGCCCTAGGACTCTCTATCCCTGCTGAGCTAATGACTACTGCTGCCAACGCCAGCCCCAGGGCTTTAAGTCCCGCCTCGACCTACCCCCAGGACTTTCGAGAGCAATTTTTAAGTTGTTCTCTGGGGTCTAGAACGGCAATTTTGCTCCCAGTGATCCAACTCATTGAAATCCTCAACATTTCCCCCGATCAAATTACGCCTATCCCCCATTTGCCGTCCTGGGTGCGGGGGGTTTACAACTGGCGAGGAGAGGTGTTGTGGATTGTTGATTTGGCTCGACTCTTGGGGATAGAGTCCGAACCCCTGGCCCAGAGGGCCGCACCGTTGGTCAGCCCCGCCCTGGCCAACTCCCAGGTGGTGGTGCTGCAAGGTCAACCGGTGACCGGGACGGGCACTTGGGCAACATTGGCGGTTTTGGTGGATCAGGTGGGGGATTTGGAGTGGTGTGCTGCCGATACGATTCAGTCGCCCCCCGCAGCCGCGTTTACACCAACGTTAGCCCGCTTTCTCCAGGGCTACTGGCTGAAGGGCAATGGGGACGTTTTCCTTTGTCTCAGTGTTGAGACCATTTTTGCAGCTATGCCCCAGGCTAACCTCGCCTAA
- a CDS encoding hybrid sensor histidine kinase/response regulator, producing the protein MSLSPEIRDQAYHFFVEEAQELLQTIELGLLSLRQDRSTAKIHEIMRAAHSLKGGAASIELDAITTISHRLETIFKALYNDSVTWDASLETALLQGYDCLRLPLLTQIETGMLDDAEALGQAEPILSYLESLLATAIQESEGYMPSSTDLGVDIVASIFEVDVAQGLERWATVLAHPQEYPVAGELRAQLEVFTGLAEILELPGFGALTQAALTALDRNPDRALDVLALALADFQQARDQVLQGDRHQGGAPSAALQGMAQSTGSAAAASWTFPAWELDDLPSLEAIFGSGEDAEAFSEPPSLAAIFGDGEDLGLDALPPTALGSSPEPMIEPEAEPEPGAGLAPVAVPESPSPYSPSPFSPALPSDPAHLTLTTVIDDMIDDVINDVINDVIDDVIDDVIDDVIDDVIDDVIDDVIDDVIGDVINDVMAQFDRLPSLADGATGGALMPRDRSPGLPVPSPPSRQPSPLKTKPHSPAPGRSVRVDLQRLERMNNLVGELVINRNSLALQNEQLQAVVRELNDRFALFQTLLGQLRQSSDLLLVDPARPVTPGLEPSQARFFPVASPSHFPPEATDRVPPPQPLPPSTLAPGFKSSEFDRWQFDRLEMDQYSTLHGPLQEIFEEAIQLEEAVSDINLFASQSTRSLLQQRQQLNQLQNELMWSQMLPLGEILNHFPRILRDLANQFQKPVTLKLTGTAVLIDKSILEKLHDPLLHLLRNAFDHGIEPTEIRLSQGKPEQATIEVRAYHRGNQTIIEIEDDGRGISLETVSRRALDLGWITPENLTQLKADRLYGFLFESGFSTASQVTELSGRGVGLDVVKSHIESLKGSVSVTSTPHQGTTFSLRLPLTLTITKLLILQADQQPLAIPSNSLEEIIIPKPEQLKQTSSSSFLNWRNQLIPYYNLQTLVQYACPVAATVTLPRLAALQAPADWLLPLLIIRRGANSFALQVDRILTEQELVVKPFNPAIAPSPYLYGCTVLGDGRLVPVMDASLLVDYHQKNQFLAPDLGNLTDSLSGQLSGQIAAPLPANPLAAPSDSTATVGSPAPPTASTVLIVDDSAALRRTLALTLQKAGYAVLQAQDGLEALEQLQKRQGVGLVICDVEMPNMNGFEFLSQRRQVPHLSQIPVFMLTSRSNQKHRKLAQTLGATSYFTKPYLEQELLQALTQLFQP; encoded by the coding sequence ATGTCCCTTAGCCCTGAGATCCGGGATCAGGCTTACCATTTTTTTGTGGAAGAAGCCCAGGAACTATTGCAGACCATCGAACTGGGACTGCTGAGCCTGCGCCAAGATCGCAGCACTGCAAAAATCCACGAAATCATGCGAGCCGCCCACTCCCTCAAAGGGGGAGCCGCCAGTATTGAACTGGATGCCATTACAACCATCTCCCACCGCCTTGAGACCATTTTTAAGGCACTCTATAACGATAGCGTGACCTGGGATGCCAGCTTGGAGACGGCCCTACTCCAGGGCTACGACTGTTTGCGCCTACCCTTGCTAACCCAAATCGAAACGGGGATGCTGGATGATGCTGAAGCCCTAGGGCAGGCTGAGCCGATTCTCAGCTACCTAGAAAGTCTTTTGGCGACAGCTATCCAGGAGTCAGAGGGCTATATGCCCAGTTCCACGGATCTGGGGGTGGACATTGTGGCCTCGATTTTTGAGGTGGATGTGGCCCAGGGCTTAGAGCGTTGGGCAACGGTGTTGGCCCATCCCCAGGAGTATCCGGTGGCGGGGGAGTTGCGGGCACAGTTGGAGGTGTTTACGGGGCTAGCGGAAATTTTGGAACTGCCAGGGTTTGGGGCATTGACCCAAGCTGCGTTAACGGCCCTGGATCGCAACCCCGATCGGGCATTGGATGTCTTAGCCCTAGCCCTAGCTGATTTTCAGCAAGCCCGTGATCAGGTTCTCCAGGGCGATCGTCACCAAGGGGGTGCCCCCTCTGCCGCTCTCCAAGGCATGGCCCAGTCCACTGGGAGCGCAGCCGCAGCCTCTTGGACTTTCCCGGCCTGGGAGTTGGACGATCTACCCAGCCTAGAGGCTATTTTTGGCAGCGGGGAGGACGCGGAAGCCTTCAGTGAGCCTCCCAGTTTAGCGGCCATTTTTGGGGATGGTGAAGATCTCGGCCTGGATGCCCTCCCCCCAACGGCTCTGGGTTCATCACCAGAACCGATGATAGAACCCGAAGCCGAACCCGAACCTGGGGCTGGTCTAGCGCCAGTCGCAGTCCCAGAGTCCCCGTCGCCATACTCCCCGTCACCATTCTCCCCCGCCTTGCCCTCGGACCCTGCCCACCTCACCCTCACCACCGTGATTGATGACATGATTGATGACGTGATTAACGACGTGATTAACGACGTGATTGATGACGTGATTGATGACGTGATTGATGACGTGATTGATGACGTGATTGATGACGTGATTGATGACGTGATTGATGACGTGATTGGTGACGTGATTAACGACGTGATGGCCCAGTTCGATCGCCTGCCCAGCTTGGCGGACGGTGCAACGGGTGGGGCTTTGATGCCTCGCGATCGCAGCCCTGGCCTCCCGGTCCCTAGCCCTCCCAGCCGCCAGCCCTCCCCCCTCAAAACCAAACCCCATAGCCCAGCCCCCGGTCGATCGGTGCGGGTAGACTTGCAGCGCCTAGAGCGGATGAATAACTTGGTGGGGGAACTGGTCATTAATCGCAACAGCCTCGCGCTCCAGAATGAGCAACTGCAAGCTGTGGTGCGAGAGCTGAACGATCGCTTTGCCTTGTTCCAAACCTTGCTGGGTCAGTTGCGCCAGTCCTCCGACTTGCTCCTGGTGGACCCCGCCCGCCCCGTTACCCCAGGCTTGGAACCATCCCAGGCCAGGTTTTTCCCTGTTGCCAGTCCCAGCCACTTCCCCCCGGAGGCGACCGATCGCGTCCCCCCGCCCCAACCCTTGCCCCCCTCAACCCTTGCGCCCGGATTTAAGTCATCCGAGTTCGATCGCTGGCAATTCGATCGCTTAGAAATGGATCAGTACAGTACCCTCCATGGTCCATTACAGGAGATTTTTGAAGAGGCGATTCAACTGGAAGAGGCGGTTAGTGATATTAACCTGTTTGCCAGCCAATCAACTCGATCGCTGCTGCAACAACGCCAACAGCTTAATCAGCTTCAAAATGAGTTGATGTGGTCTCAAATGCTGCCCTTAGGAGAAATCCTAAACCATTTCCCCCGGATTTTGCGAGATTTAGCAAACCAGTTTCAAAAACCTGTAACGTTGAAACTGACTGGGACTGCGGTCTTGATTGATAAAAGTATCCTAGAAAAACTCCATGATCCCCTGCTCCACCTCCTCCGCAATGCCTTCGATCATGGCATTGAACCCACGGAAATCCGCTTAAGTCAGGGTAAACCGGAGCAAGCCACGATCGAAGTTCGCGCCTACCATCGGGGTAACCAAACCATCATTGAGATTGAGGACGATGGTCGAGGGATTAGTCTGGAAACCGTCAGCCGCCGTGCCCTAGATCTGGGCTGGATTACACCAGAAAACCTGACCCAACTGAAGGCAGATCGCCTCTACGGGTTTCTGTTTGAGTCGGGCTTTTCCACAGCGTCTCAGGTGACGGAACTCTCAGGCCGAGGGGTAGGCTTAGATGTGGTCAAGTCCCACATTGAGTCCCTCAAGGGCAGTGTCAGCGTGACCAGCACGCCCCACCAGGGAACCACCTTCAGCCTGCGTCTGCCCCTCACCCTCACGATTACCAAACTCCTGATTCTCCAGGCCGATCAACAGCCCCTAGCGATCCCCTCCAATAGTCTCGAAGAGATTATCATCCCAAAACCAGAACAATTGAAGCAAACCAGTAGCAGTTCCTTCCTAAACTGGCGTAATCAACTGATCCCCTATTACAATCTTCAGACCTTGGTGCAGTACGCCTGTCCCGTGGCGGCAACGGTGACCCTGCCTCGTCTAGCGGCCCTACAAGCTCCCGCCGATTGGTTGCTACCGTTACTGATTATCCGACGGGGAGCCAATAGTTTTGCCCTTCAGGTCGATCGCATCCTCACAGAGCAGGAATTGGTGGTTAAACCCTTTAATCCCGCCATTGCACCGTCCCCGTATCTGTATGGCTGTACGGTTTTGGGAGATGGGCGACTCGTTCCCGTCATGGATGCCAGTTTACTAGTGGATTACCACCAGAAAAACCAGTTTTTAGCCCCAGATCTGGGCAATCTCACCGATTCGCTTTCAGGCCAGCTTTCAGGCCAGATTGCGGCACCGTTGCCAGCCAATCCCCTGGCCGCGCCTTCTGACTCCACGGCGACAGTGGGGAGTCCTGCCCCTCCCACGGCCTCTACCGTCCTGATTGTCGATGATTCTGCGGCCCTCCGCCGAACCCTGGCCCTGACTTTGCAAAAGGCGGGTTACGCGGTGCTCCAAGCTCAGGATGGCCTAGAAGCCTTGGAACAGTTGCAGAAACGGCAAGGGGTGGGGCTGGTGATCTGTGATGTGGAAATGCCCAACATGAATGGGTTTGAATTTCTCAGTCAACGCCGTCAAGTCCCCCATCTATCCCAGATTCCTGTTTTTATGCTGACTTCCCGTAGTAACCAGAAACACCGCAAGCTGGCCCAAACCCTCGGCGCGACCTCCTATTTCACCAAGCCCTATTTAGAGCAAGAACTGCTCCAAGCCTTGACCCAGCTTTTCCAGCCCTAA
- a CDS encoding esterase/lipase family protein produces MKNPVILLHGLDDTPQVLAKLARYLGDRGWSAHAPALVPSNGSVGLEVLAQQVADWVHSTFAPDQVLDLVGFSMGGIVGRYYGQRLGGLQRIQRFITLASPHNGTWMGYGRLNPGATQMRVNSPFLADLNGDLASLGQVQFTSLWTPLDLMIVPAQSSVLPVGRSRSIPVALHPWMVTDDRVLSQVAQLLEEES; encoded by the coding sequence ATGAAAAATCCTGTGATTCTGCTGCACGGACTCGATGATACGCCCCAGGTTTTAGCTAAATTAGCCCGGTATTTGGGCGATCGCGGTTGGTCTGCCCATGCCCCCGCCCTGGTGCCCAGCAACGGCAGCGTTGGCTTAGAGGTCTTGGCCCAACAGGTGGCGGATTGGGTACACAGCACCTTTGCCCCGGATCAGGTGCTGGATCTGGTGGGATTCAGCATGGGGGGCATTGTGGGACGGTACTATGGCCAACGCTTGGGGGGGTTGCAGCGGATCCAGCGCTTCATCACCCTGGCCTCTCCCCACAACGGCACCTGGATGGGCTATGGCCGGTTGAATCCCGGTGCCACCCAGATGCGGGTCAATAGTCCATTTTTGGCGGATCTCAATGGGGACCTGGCCAGCCTAGGGCAGGTGCAATTTACCTCCCTCTGGACTCCCTTGGATTTAATGATTGTGCCCGCCCAGAGTTCTGTGCTGCCCGTGGGGCGATCGCGATCGATTCCCGTCGCCCTGCACCCCTGGATGGTCACCGACGATCGGGTCCTATCCCAAGTTGCCCAACTCCTGGAGGAGGAGTCTTGA
- a CDS encoding response regulator, whose protein sequence is MGIVLIIDDSSTEREILSGCLRQGGFTVFTANSGEEALEKLGNGTYQPDLIVLDVVLPGQSGFEVCRILKAQTATAPIPVILCSTKGTDMDKFWGKKQGADEYLPKPVDQEQLLKSATHLTKK, encoded by the coding sequence ATGGGCATTGTTTTAATCATCGACGATTCTTCCACGGAAAGGGAAATTTTATCCGGTTGTCTGCGTCAGGGTGGCTTCACGGTCTTTACGGCTAACTCCGGTGAAGAAGCCCTGGAAAAACTGGGTAATGGCACTTACCAGCCAGATTTGATTGTGCTGGATGTGGTTTTGCCGGGGCAAAGTGGGTTTGAAGTTTGCCGCATCCTCAAGGCCCAAACCGCAACAGCTCCCATTCCCGTGATTCTGTGCTCGACTAAAGGCACTGATATGGATAAATTCTGGGGTAAAAAACAGGGAGCGGATGAATATTTACCCAAACCTGTCGATCAAGAGCAATTACTCAAGTCTGCAACCCATCTAACCAAAAAATGA
- the dusA gene encoding tRNA dihydrouridine(20/20a) synthase DusA: MVTDRLTPHLLSVAPMMDRTDRHFRYFIRQITGQMLLYTEMVTVPAIIHGDRSKLLGFSPAEKPLVLQLGGDDPRALADCARIAADWGYDEVNLNVGCPSDRVQSGHFGACLMAQPQQVAQAVAAMKRAISLPVTVKHRIGIDDRDRYEDMVDFVTTVAAAGCDRFTVHARKAWLQGLDPKQNRTVPPLRHGEVHRLKATFPHLCIETNGGIVSLDQVTEHLDQVDAVMIGRWAYDRPYDLATVDGRFYHNPSPPPSRHRVATALLPYLETWVSQGGRLHQVTRHLLQLFAGQPGTKAWKRYLTEQSCKPHAGPEVVAHALTLVPDP, translated from the coding sequence ATGGTAACAGATCGCCTCACTCCCCATCTCCTCAGCGTGGCCCCCATGATGGACCGCACCGATCGCCACTTTCGCTATTTTATCCGCCAAATCACGGGGCAGATGCTGCTGTATACGGAAATGGTGACGGTTCCTGCCATTATCCACGGCGATCGTTCTAAACTCCTGGGGTTTTCCCCCGCTGAAAAGCCCCTGGTCTTGCAACTGGGGGGCGACGATCCCCGCGCCCTGGCGGACTGTGCCCGCATCGCCGCAGACTGGGGCTATGACGAAGTGAACCTCAATGTGGGGTGCCCCAGCGATCGGGTGCAATCGGGCCATTTCGGAGCCTGTCTCATGGCCCAACCCCAGCAGGTGGCCCAGGCGGTGGCGGCCATGAAACGGGCCATATCCCTGCCGGTGACGGTCAAACATCGCATTGGCATTGACGATCGCGATCGCTATGAAGACATGGTGGATTTTGTGACCACGGTGGCGGCGGCGGGCTGCGATCGCTTCACGGTCCACGCCCGCAAAGCATGGCTCCAGGGGCTGGATCCCAAGCAAAACCGCACGGTGCCCCCCCTGCGCCATGGGGAGGTGCATCGCCTCAAAGCCACCTTCCCCCATCTCTGCATTGAAACCAATGGGGGCATTGTCAGCCTCGATCAGGTGACGGAACATTTGGATCAGGTGGATGCAGTGATGATTGGCCGCTGGGCCTACGATCGGCCCTATGATTTAGCCACCGTCGATGGCCGGTTTTACCACAACCCCAGCCCGCCCCCCAGCCGCCACCGGGTAGCCACTGCCCTGTTACCCTACCTGGAAACCTGGGTGAGCCAGGGGGGTCGCTTGCACCAAGTCACCCGCCATCTGCTGCAACTGTTTGCCGGTCAGCCGGGGACGAAAGCCTGGAAGCGCTATCTGACGGAACAAAGCTGTAAACCCCACGCCGGCCCGGAGGTGGTGGCCCACGCCCTCACCCTAGTTCCCGATCCCTAA